The Arcobacter roscoffensis genome segment AAAAACAAATTTATTATACAAAAATGATGAGCTAATAAATCTATCAAAAAAAGAGACATTATTAATACAAGCTCTAATCACAAATATAAAAGAGATAAAAACAAAAGAGTACCTAAAAGAGTTCATCTGGAATGACTCAAATACCTCAGATGCCACAATGCGTACAGTTATTAAAAGAGTAAAAGATAAAGTATCAGATGATGACTTTATTGTTTCTAAGAAAGGGCTTGGTTATATAGTTGAGTAATAGAACTTTGTAATACTAATTGAATTAGAACTAACACACCCTTTTTTAGTATTGTTTTTCTTTATACATCTAATTTGATTTTATTAGAAGCGAACTGATGTATAAGCATCTGAATTAGTGTTTGATATGGGATAGAGTTTTCTAAAGCTTTCTTTTTTAGTTCATAAATATCATTTTCATTTATTCTTATAGATATTGCTTTTTTCTTTTGATTTTTTATGTATGACTGTAGTTCTTTTAATCTATCTTCTTTATTGTTTCTGCTTTCCCATTCGTTATTTTCAACACTTTGCAAAATATCATTTTCAAATTTGTCAAGAGTCATTTTTTGCTCCTTTATTATATTTTTTATTCATTTGTCTTGAAGGTATAATCGTTTTTAAAAATATTGATTTTTCATCTTCTACATAAGGAACTAAATATACATAATCTTTTATTTTTATTAAAATTATAAAAATATTTTGATTTGGATATTTGTTTTTATTTGGATGTTCTATATCATCCAATAGATTACCCTCTTCAATACTTAAAATCACATCTTCAAAACTAATATTTCTATCTCTCTT includes the following:
- a CDS encoding toxin; amino-acid sequence: MFKNKTIRYSLEKNEILKRDRNISFEDVILSIEEGNLLDDIEHPNKNKYPNQNIFIILIKIKDYVYLVPYVEDEKSIFLKTIIPSRQMNKKYNKGAKNDS